From Bacillus pumilus, one genomic window encodes:
- a CDS encoding ABC transporter permease yields MVTYIIRRTLLSIPILFGITILSFAIMKAAPGDPMSLMMDPTISATDREAFIDKYGLNDPEYVQYMKWLGNMLQGDFGTSIVKKGTPVADLIFARLPNTLILMIFSTLVALIIAIPFGVLSAKRPYTKLDYGITVTSFIGLAIPNFWFGLILIMVLSVNLGWFPTGGVSTLNADFNVFDRLHHIILPAFVLATADMAGLTRYTRSSMLDVMRQDYIRTARAKGFRENKVIFKHGLRNGLMPVITIFGLMVPSFIGGAVVVEQIFTWPGLGKLFIDSAFSRDYPVIMAMTVISAVLVVVGNLIADILYAIVDPRIEY; encoded by the coding sequence ATGGTTACATATATCATTAGAAGGACACTGCTTTCCATTCCCATCTTATTTGGGATTACCATTTTGTCCTTCGCCATTATGAAAGCAGCACCAGGCGATCCGATGTCACTCATGATGGACCCGACCATTAGTGCCACAGACCGGGAAGCCTTTATTGATAAGTACGGCTTGAACGATCCTGAATATGTGCAATATATGAAATGGCTTGGCAATATGCTTCAAGGTGACTTTGGCACCTCCATTGTTAAAAAGGGAACGCCCGTGGCTGATTTGATTTTTGCCCGGCTGCCAAATACCCTCATCCTCATGATCTTTTCTACATTAGTCGCACTGATTATCGCCATCCCATTTGGTGTTCTTTCAGCAAAACGTCCATATACAAAGCTTGACTATGGCATTACGGTTACATCTTTTATCGGACTGGCTATTCCGAACTTTTGGTTTGGACTCATTCTGATTATGGTTTTATCTGTGAATCTAGGATGGTTCCCGACAGGCGGTGTTTCTACCTTAAATGCCGATTTTAATGTGTTTGACCGGCTCCATCACATCATTTTACCAGCCTTTGTTTTAGCAACTGCTGATATGGCAGGGCTCACCCGGTACACAAGGTCGAGTATGCTTGATGTCATGAGGCAGGATTATATTCGCACCGCAAGAGCGAAAGGCTTTCGAGAAAACAAAGTCATTTTCAAGCACGGGTTAAGAAACGGTCTTATGCCTGTCATTACGATTTTCGGATTGATGGTTCCATCCTTTATTGGCGGCGCAGTCGTGGTGGAACAAATTTTCACTTGGCCAGGGCTTGGAAAGCTGTTCATCGATTCTGCCTTTTCGAGAGATTATCCGGTCATTATGGCGATGACTGTTATTTCCGCAGTGCTCGTGGTGGTTGGAAATTTAATAGCGGATATTCTATATGCGATCGTTGATCCGCGTATTGAATATTAG
- the opp4C gene encoding oligopeptide ABC transporter permease, which produces MGTRPVDLKLKEGLPPKPETMLRLFCEKFFKNKLAVAGYVILLVIIFSAIFAPVIAPYAPEQQDLLKRLQPPSAEHLMGTDKFGRDIFSRVLYGARVSLLVGFVSVVGAITIGTVVGAVAGYFKGFVDSILMRFVDVVLSIPDIFLLITLVTIFKPGIDKLILIFALTGWTTTARLIRSEFLSLRTREFVLAARTIGTKNHVIIFSHILPNCIGPIIVSATLKVGSVILAESTLSYLGFGIQPPTASWGNMLQDAQNFSIMVQAWWYPLFPGLLILLTVLCFNFLGDGLRDALDPKKLK; this is translated from the coding sequence ATGGGAACACGTCCTGTTGATCTCAAATTAAAAGAGGGTCTTCCGCCAAAGCCAGAGACGATGCTGCGTTTATTTTGTGAGAAATTTTTCAAAAATAAACTGGCGGTTGCCGGCTACGTGATCTTATTGGTCATTATCTTTTCAGCCATTTTCGCTCCAGTGATTGCCCCTTATGCACCAGAGCAGCAAGATTTATTGAAGCGGCTCCAGCCGCCAAGTGCTGAGCATTTGATGGGAACTGACAAGTTTGGCCGAGATATTTTCTCAAGGGTGCTTTATGGAGCGAGGGTCTCTCTGCTAGTTGGCTTCGTCTCAGTGGTCGGGGCGATCACCATTGGCACCGTCGTTGGAGCGGTAGCAGGGTATTTCAAAGGATTTGTTGATTCTATCTTAATGAGATTTGTTGATGTGGTATTGTCGATTCCTGACATTTTTCTATTGATCACGCTTGTTACCATTTTCAAACCGGGCATTGATAAATTGATATTAATCTTTGCTTTGACCGGCTGGACCACAACCGCGAGACTGATCCGCAGTGAATTCTTATCACTACGAACAAGAGAATTCGTACTTGCGGCAAGAACCATTGGAACGAAAAACCATGTCATCATCTTTTCGCATATTTTACCGAACTGTATCGGTCCTATTATCGTGTCAGCTACACTTAAAGTAGGTTCCGTCATTTTAGCCGAATCAACGCTGAGCTATCTAGGGTTTGGTATACAGCCGCCAACAGCAAGCTGGGGCAACATGCTGCAAGATGCACAAAACTTCTCGATTATGGTGCAAGCGTGGTGGTATCCGCTCTTCCCAGGTTTACTGATATTGCTGACCGTTTTATGCTTTAATTTCTTAGGAGATGGGCTGAGAGATGCGCTTGATCCTAAAAAGCTAAAGTAA
- a CDS encoding YjbA family protein, which produces MLFLHDVWVNWFEGEENGYNVCHFHEWRKEDSVELLDQVPLLKVQSPLFDYIENDLSELPKTLLESVFEKSYIRKNHERRKLEYCFVVTDGIRIIAVDTIGYSIPVRKSRLIPRQEQLVYEMVKDVKAEEYEFSLDSLESAKEYHILSLPPQHISGLTRKERQLKQLMFMALDQLKGLQNRAEIAYWYTEWNPHMYNQIKRMSFEEIWNMLYNETIDGWSENHLAFCEKMIKGQPFFEKLWEMENESKVN; this is translated from the coding sequence ATGTTATTTCTTCATGACGTATGGGTGAATTGGTTTGAAGGGGAAGAAAATGGCTACAATGTGTGTCATTTTCATGAGTGGCGCAAGGAGGACAGCGTTGAGCTGTTAGATCAAGTGCCTTTACTCAAGGTGCAGAGTCCTTTGTTTGATTACATAGAGAATGATCTTTCAGAGCTGCCGAAGACGCTGCTAGAATCTGTATTTGAGAAATCATATATTCGAAAAAATCATGAACGGCGTAAATTAGAGTATTGCTTTGTGGTCACGGACGGCATTCGAATCATTGCTGTGGATACGATTGGGTATTCCATTCCTGTGAGGAAAAGCCGCTTAATCCCAAGGCAGGAGCAATTGGTGTATGAGATGGTGAAAGATGTAAAGGCTGAGGAATATGAATTTTCTCTGGACAGTCTTGAGTCGGCGAAGGAGTATCATATTTTGTCTTTGCCGCCGCAGCACATCAGTGGATTAACGAGAAAAGAAAGACAGCTGAAGCAGCTAATGTTTATGGCGCTCGATCAATTAAAAGGTCTTCAAAACAGGGCGGAGATTGCGTATTGGTATACGGAATGGAACCCGCACATGTACAACCAAATCAAACGAATGTCATTCGAAGAGATTTGGAACATGCTTTACAATGAAACCATTGATGGATGGTCAGAGAATCATTTAGCTTTCTGTGAAAAAATGATTAAAGGACAGCCGTTTTTTGAAAAGCTTTGGGAAATGGAAAACGAATCAAAGGTGAATTAG
- the trpS gene encoding tryptophan--tRNA ligase yields the protein MTKKTIFSGIQPSGSVTLGNYIGAMKQFVDLQHDYHGYFCVVDQHAITVSQDRLALRQNIRSLAALYLAVGLDPEKATLFIQSEVPAHAQAGWMLQCVAYIGELERMTQFKDKSAGKEAVVSGLLTYPPLMAGDILLYGTDLVPVGEDQKQHLELTRTLAERFNRKYNDIFTVPEVKIPKEGARIMSLTDPTKKMSKSDPNQKSFITLLDEPKQLEKKIKSAVTDSEGIVKYDKENKPGIANLLTIYSVLGNVSISELEQKYEGKGYGEFKGDLANVVVDALKPIQDRYYELIESDELDRILDEGAEKANRAANKMLKKMENAMGLGRKRK from the coding sequence ATGACAAAGAAGACAATTTTTTCAGGCATTCAGCCGAGCGGTTCTGTGACTTTAGGGAACTATATTGGAGCAATGAAGCAATTTGTCGATTTGCAGCATGATTATCATGGCTATTTTTGTGTAGTCGATCAACATGCGATTACGGTGAGTCAGGACCGGCTAGCTCTTCGCCAAAATATTAGAAGCTTAGCAGCTCTTTATTTAGCAGTTGGACTTGATCCAGAGAAGGCAACATTGTTTATCCAATCAGAGGTACCTGCTCACGCCCAGGCAGGATGGATGCTGCAATGTGTTGCTTATATTGGGGAATTAGAAAGAATGACCCAATTTAAGGACAAATCCGCTGGTAAGGAAGCGGTTGTTTCAGGCCTATTAACGTATCCCCCATTAATGGCTGGCGATATTTTATTATACGGTACTGATTTAGTCCCTGTTGGAGAAGATCAAAAGCAGCATCTTGAATTGACTAGAACGCTTGCTGAACGTTTTAATCGAAAATACAATGACATCTTCACTGTACCTGAAGTGAAAATTCCAAAAGAAGGCGCTCGGATTATGTCTTTAACAGATCCAACGAAAAAGATGAGCAAATCCGATCCGAACCAAAAATCCTTCATTACCTTATTAGATGAACCAAAGCAGCTAGAAAAGAAAATCAAAAGTGCTGTGACGGATTCAGAAGGCATCGTCAAATACGACAAAGAGAACAAGCCTGGTATTGCCAACTTGCTGACGATTTATTCTGTATTAGGTAACGTATCGATTTCAGAGCTGGAACAAAAGTACGAAGGCAAAGGGTATGGTGAGTTTAAAGGAGATCTTGCGAACGTAGTCGTTGATGCTTTAAAACCAATACAAGATCGGTACTATGAACTCATTGAGTCAGACGAGCTTGACCGCATTCTTGACGAAGGTGCTGAAAAAGCAAACCGCGCAGCAAACAAAATGCTGAAAAAAATGGAGAATGCGATGGGTCTTGGCAGAAAACGCAAATAA
- a CDS encoding peptide ABC transporter substrate-binding protein — protein MKKRWSVVTLMLIFTLVLSACGFSGNKSGDSTSSSGEAKTTLNVNISTEPFSLHPGLANDSTSGSVIRQTFEGLTRINAEGKPENAMASDIKTSADGKTYTFTLRDAKWSNGDPVTAKDFEYAWKWALDPKNESQYAYQLYYIKGAEAANKGKAKVADVGIKAKDDKTLVVELENPTPFFTELTAFYTYMPVNKKVAEKNKNWFTNAGENYVSNGPFVLSKWKHGGSITLEKNNEYWDKDTVKLKKINMSMIKDTNTELSMFKKGELDWAGSPTGSLPTESLKTLKKEGGLKIQTIAGIYNYKFNTEVKPLNNANIRKALAYSINRQAIVDKITQGEQVPAMAIVPPTMEGFTDNKTGYFKDHDVATAKEFLEKGVKELGYKSVSDLPALKLSYNTDEGHQKIAQAIQEMWKKDLGVKVELDNSEWNVYIDKIHSGDYQIGRMGWLGDFNDPVNFLELYKDKDGGNNDTGWESKEYKQLLNDSAKETDKTKREEMLKKAEEIIINDMPIAPIYFYTQLWVQDPKLKGVVVSGLGDVQYKWAHFEK, from the coding sequence TTGAAAAAGCGTTGGTCTGTTGTTACTTTAATGCTTATTTTCACACTTGTATTAAGCGCTTGTGGTTTCAGCGGAAACAAATCAGGCGACAGCACGAGCAGTTCTGGAGAGGCTAAAACAACATTAAATGTGAATATCTCCACTGAGCCTTTTTCTCTACATCCGGGATTGGCAAATGATTCAACTTCAGGAAGTGTCATCCGTCAGACTTTTGAGGGATTAACAAGAATTAACGCTGAAGGTAAGCCAGAAAATGCAATGGCTTCTGATATCAAAACAAGTGCTGATGGTAAAACATACACATTCACACTTCGTGATGCAAAATGGTCTAATGGTGACCCTGTCACAGCTAAAGATTTCGAATATGCTTGGAAATGGGCATTAGATCCTAAAAATGAATCTCAATATGCTTACCAGCTTTACTATATTAAAGGTGCTGAAGCAGCGAACAAAGGGAAAGCGAAAGTTGCTGATGTTGGCATTAAAGCTAAAGACGACAAAACGCTTGTAGTTGAGCTAGAGAACCCAACACCGTTCTTTACTGAACTAACTGCATTCTATACGTATATGCCAGTCAACAAAAAAGTGGCTGAAAAGAATAAAAACTGGTTCACAAATGCTGGTGAAAACTACGTATCTAACGGTCCATTCGTTCTTTCTAAATGGAAACATGGCGGTTCTATCACGCTTGAAAAGAACAATGAATACTGGGATAAAGATACTGTGAAATTGAAAAAGATCAACATGTCTATGATCAAAGATACAAACACTGAGCTTAGCATGTTCAAAAAAGGCGAGCTTGACTGGGCTGGTTCACCAACTGGAAGCCTTCCAACTGAGTCTTTAAAAACATTGAAAAAAGAAGGCGGTCTTAAAATCCAAACGATCGCAGGTATCTATAACTACAAATTCAACACAGAAGTAAAACCTTTAAACAATGCAAACATCCGTAAGGCCCTTGCATACTCAATCAACCGTCAAGCGATCGTTGACAAAATTACGCAAGGTGAGCAAGTGCCAGCTATGGCAATCGTTCCTCCAACAATGGAAGGATTCACTGATAACAAAACGGGCTACTTCAAAGATCACGATGTAGCAACTGCGAAAGAATTTCTTGAAAAAGGTGTGAAAGAATTAGGTTATAAGTCAGTTTCTGATCTTCCAGCATTGAAACTTTCTTACAACACAGATGAAGGCCACCAAAAGATTGCTCAAGCAATTCAAGAAATGTGGAAAAAGGATTTAGGCGTGAAAGTTGAACTTGATAACTCTGAGTGGAACGTATACATCGACAAAATCCACAGCGGAGATTACCAAATCGGACGTATGGGCTGGTTAGGTGACTTCAACGATCCAGTGAACTTCCTTGAGCTTTACAAAGATAAAGACGGTGGAAACAACGACACTGGATGGGAAAGCAAAGAGTACAAACAATTGTTGAATGATTCTGCTAAAGAAACAGATAAAACGAAACGTGAAGAAATGCTGAAAAAAGCAGAAGAAATCATCATCAACGATATGCCTATAGCACCAATTTACTTCTACACTCAGCTTTGGGTACAAGATCCAAAACTAAAAGGTGTGGTTGTATCTGGACTAGGTGATGTTCAATACAAATGGGCACATTTCGAAAAGTAA
- a CDS encoding ABC transporter permease, which yields MLKYIGKRLIYILITLFVIVTATFFLMQAAPGGPFSGEKKLPAEIEANLNEHYGLDKPLFVQYVNYLGSVAKLDFGPSFKYKGQTVNDLISSGFPVSFTLGIEAILLALAFGVLFGVLAALYHNKWQDYTIAILTIFGISVPSFILAALLQYVFASEASVIAIFPVAGWESWASTVLPSIALSFMPMAFIARLARSSMLEVLNSDYIRTARAKGLTKSAVTIKHAIRNALLPVITYMGPMAASVLTGSFVVEKIFGIPGLGSHFVTSITNRDYTVIMGVTVFYSIILLISILVVDVLYGIIDPRIKLTKAKKGV from the coding sequence TTGCTTAAATATATCGGTAAGCGATTAATATATATTTTAATCACACTGTTTGTTATTGTAACTGCAACTTTCTTTCTCATGCAGGCAGCACCGGGTGGTCCATTCTCTGGTGAGAAGAAACTTCCTGCTGAAATTGAAGCAAACCTAAACGAGCACTACGGGTTGGACAAGCCCTTATTTGTTCAATATGTAAACTACTTAGGTTCAGTTGCAAAATTAGATTTTGGTCCCTCATTTAAATATAAAGGACAAACTGTAAATGACTTAATCAGTTCTGGATTCCCCGTTTCCTTTACCCTCGGAATTGAGGCAATTCTCCTCGCATTAGCATTTGGTGTATTGTTTGGGGTCCTTGCAGCGCTCTATCATAACAAGTGGCAGGACTATACGATTGCCATTTTAACGATCTTTGGAATTTCAGTTCCAAGTTTCATTTTAGCTGCGCTGCTACAATATGTATTTGCATCTGAGGCAAGCGTTATAGCGATTTTCCCAGTTGCAGGATGGGAGTCTTGGGCCAGCACCGTACTACCTTCTATTGCACTTTCCTTCATGCCTATGGCATTTATCGCTAGACTTGCACGGTCAAGTATGCTTGAAGTTCTAAACAGTGATTACATTAGAACGGCTAGAGCGAAAGGATTAACGAAATCAGCTGTGACGATTAAACACGCAATTCGAAACGCATTGTTACCTGTCATTACATATATGGGACCAATGGCTGCTTCAGTGTTAACAGGTAGTTTTGTCGTGGAGAAGATTTTCGGTATTCCTGGATTAGGCTCTCACTTTGTCACAAGTATTACAAACCGTGATTACACCGTCATCATGGGTGTCACAGTCTTCTACAGTATTATTCTATTAATCAGTATTCTAGTCGTTGACGTCCTCTACGGTATTATCGATCCTAGAATTAAACTGACGAAGGCGAAGAAAGGGGTCTAA
- a CDS encoding ABC transporter permease produces the protein MEEMRKDLFVPATADAAESEKISKPSLSLWKDAMLRFRANKLAMVGLSIIFIIVMLAIFVPIFSKYDYSTTDLLNADQPPSKEHWFGTDDLGRDMFVRTWVGARISIFIGLAAAVLDVIIGIIWGSIAAFKGGRTDEVMMRIADVLWAIPTLLMVILMMVVLPKGLLTIILAMTVVGWINMARIVRGQVLQLKSQEYVLAAQTLGAKTSRLLFKHLIPNSMGPILVTMTLTIPSAIFTEAFLSYLGLGVPAPLASWGTMASDGIPAMTYYPWRLWFPAAFICITMFGFNVVGDGLRDALDPKLRK, from the coding sequence ATGGAAGAGATGAGAAAAGATTTATTTGTTCCTGCGACAGCTGACGCAGCAGAATCTGAAAAAATTTCTAAACCTAGTCTATCTTTATGGAAGGATGCTATGCTTCGCTTCCGTGCAAATAAACTTGCAATGGTTGGTCTTTCAATCATTTTTATTATTGTGATGCTGGCCATCTTTGTTCCGATTTTTTCTAAATATGATTACTCGACGACCGATTTACTGAATGCAGACCAGCCACCTTCAAAAGAGCACTGGTTCGGTACAGATGATTTAGGACGTGACATGTTTGTCCGTACATGGGTCGGGGCAAGAATTTCGATCTTCATCGGTCTTGCTGCAGCGGTCCTTGACGTGATCATCGGTATTATCTGGGGAAGTATTGCTGCGTTCAAAGGCGGCCGTACAGATGAAGTCATGATGCGTATCGCAGACGTTTTATGGGCAATTCCAACACTATTAATGGTTATCTTAATGATGGTTGTTCTGCCAAAAGGATTATTAACAATTATCCTCGCCATGACAGTCGTAGGCTGGATAAACATGGCACGTATCGTTCGGGGACAGGTTCTACAATTAAAGAGTCAAGAGTACGTTCTTGCTGCACAAACATTAGGTGCGAAAACATCTAGACTTTTATTTAAACACTTAATTCCAAACTCAATGGGACCAATTCTTGTCACAATGACACTCACCATTCCTTCAGCTATTTTCACGGAGGCATTCTTAAGCTATCTAGGACTTGGTGTACCGGCTCCATTAGCGAGCTGGGGAACAATGGCGTCTGACGGAATTCCGGCCATGACGTACTATCCTTGGAGATTATGGTTCCCAGCCGCATTTATCTGTATAACAATGTTTGGTTTTAACGTGGTTGGAGACGGACTAAGAGACGCTTTAGATCCGAAGTTGCGTAAATAA
- a CDS encoding ABC transporter ATP-binding protein, which translates to MERERILEVKDLAISFKTYGGEVQAIRGVNFHLNKGETLAIVGESGSGKSVTSQAIMRLIPMPPGYFKRGQILFDGQDIVKKTEKQMQTIRGKDISMIFQDPMTSLNPTMKVGKQITEVLFKHEQISKEAAEKRAIELLELVGIAMPEKRIKQYPHEFSGGMRQRVVIAMALAADPKLLIADEPTTALDVTIQAQILELMKEIQQKVETSIIFITHDLGVVANVADRVAVMYAGQIVETGTVDEIFYNPKHPYTWGLLASMPSLDTDGGDEGKLTAIPGTPPDLTNPPKGDAFALRSDYAMKIDFEQEPPMFKVSDTHYVKSWLLHPNAPKVEPPASVKARMRELEGSYEKPVLVKEGE; encoded by the coding sequence ATGGAACGTGAACGTATTCTAGAGGTGAAAGACCTTGCAATCTCATTTAAAACATATGGTGGAGAGGTTCAAGCCATTCGTGGTGTGAACTTCCACTTAAATAAAGGCGAGACACTTGCTATTGTAGGTGAATCTGGCTCTGGTAAAAGTGTGACATCACAGGCCATCATGAGATTAATACCGATGCCGCCGGGTTATTTCAAGCGCGGACAGATCCTGTTTGATGGGCAAGATATCGTCAAGAAAACAGAAAAACAAATGCAAACCATTCGAGGAAAAGACATCTCAATGATCTTCCAGGATCCGATGACTTCTTTGAATCCAACGATGAAAGTCGGGAAGCAAATTACAGAAGTACTGTTCAAGCACGAACAAATTTCAAAAGAAGCGGCTGAAAAAAGAGCCATTGAATTACTGGAGCTTGTTGGAATTGCAATGCCTGAAAAAAGAATCAAGCAATACCCGCACGAATTTAGTGGCGGGATGAGACAAAGGGTTGTCATCGCGATGGCGCTCGCAGCAGATCCAAAGCTATTGATTGCCGATGAGCCGACGACAGCACTAGATGTAACGATTCAGGCGCAAATTTTAGAATTAATGAAAGAAATTCAGCAAAAGGTGGAAACATCTATTATCTTTATTACGCATGATCTAGGTGTTGTCGCCAACGTCGCTGATCGTGTAGCCGTTATGTATGCAGGACAGATTGTGGAGACAGGGACTGTTGATGAAATTTTCTACAATCCAAAACATCCATATACGTGGGGGCTTTTAGCATCAATGCCGAGCCTTGACACAGATGGCGGAGATGAAGGAAAGCTGACTGCAATCCCAGGAACACCGCCAGATCTGACAAACCCGCCGAAAGGAGATGCATTTGCACTCCGAAGCGATTATGCAATGAAAATTGACTTTGAACAAGAACCGCCAATGTTCAAAGTATCAGATACGCATTATGTGAAATCATGGCTACTTCATCCAAATGCACCTAAAGTTGAACCGCCTGCTTCTGTAAAGGCGAGAATGCGTGAACTAGAAGGTAGCTACGAAAAACCTGTATTAGTAAAAGAGGGTGAATAG
- a CDS encoding ABC transporter ATP-binding protein has product MAEKLLEIKNLKQHFHTARGTVKAVDGVSFDIYKGETLGLVGESGCGKSTTGRSIIRLYDATDGEVLYKGESVHGKKSRQKMLEFNRQMQMIFQDPYASLNPRMTVLDIIAEGIDIHGLAKTKQARKERVYQLLETVGLNKEHANRYPHEFSGGQRQRIGIARALAVEPDFIIADEPISALDVSIQAQVVNLMKELQEEKGLTYLFIAHDLSMVKYISDRIGVMYFGKLVELAPANELYENPLHPYTKSLLSAIPLPDPDYERNRKRIKYDPSVHKGTNTEFREVKPGHFVSCTEEEFKELQAKQS; this is encoded by the coding sequence ATGGCAGAAAAACTGTTAGAAATCAAAAATTTGAAGCAGCATTTCCATACAGCAAGAGGGACTGTGAAAGCAGTTGACGGAGTTTCATTTGATATTTATAAAGGTGAAACACTTGGCCTTGTAGGGGAGTCTGGTTGTGGTAAATCCACTACGGGCCGCTCCATCATTAGACTTTATGATGCGACAGATGGTGAGGTTCTTTATAAAGGGGAAAGTGTACACGGGAAGAAATCAAGACAAAAAATGCTTGAGTTCAACCGTCAAATGCAGATGATCTTCCAAGATCCATATGCCTCACTCAACCCTAGAATGACAGTGCTTGATATCATTGCAGAAGGCATCGACATTCATGGCCTTGCGAAAACAAAGCAAGCACGTAAAGAGCGTGTATACCAATTGCTTGAAACCGTTGGATTGAACAAAGAGCATGCAAACAGATACCCGCATGAATTCTCAGGTGGTCAAAGGCAGCGTATCGGAATTGCCCGTGCATTAGCAGTTGAACCAGATTTCATCATTGCCGATGAACCAATCTCTGCATTAGATGTGTCGATCCAAGCACAGGTTGTCAACTTAATGAAAGAACTTCAAGAAGAAAAAGGCTTAACGTACTTATTCATTGCCCATGACCTGTCTATGGTAAAATACATCAGCGATCGTATTGGTGTGATGTATTTCGGAAAATTGGTAGAGCTGGCACCAGCGAATGAATTATACGAAAATCCGCTTCATCCATATACAAAATCATTACTATCTGCGATTCCGCTCCCAGATCCAGATTATGAGCGTAACCGCAAACGAATCAAGTATGATCCATCTGTTCACAAAGGAACGAACACCGAGTTCCGTGAAGTGAAGCCAGGTCACTTTGTGAGCTGCACAGAGGAAGAATTCAAAGAGCTTCAAGCTAAACAATCATAA
- a CDS encoding GNAT family N-acetyltransferase yields MNWYEKLSEYFPIEEMKSKEHMEALLKERSDIYHKEEGPHHVMMYAEFDSFIFIDYLFVSRDARGEGLGSKLIHKLKEKKKPILLEVEPVDEDDADTAKRLKFYQREHFKHAESIGYKRRSLATNEVNRMEILYWSPLTDNEEEMMEAMRKTYERIHTYKDEEWYGQSYEDVDDVLKVIENRKQKNIFDHLD; encoded by the coding sequence ATGAATTGGTATGAAAAGCTCAGTGAATACTTCCCGATAGAAGAAATGAAGTCAAAAGAGCATATGGAAGCTTTATTAAAGGAAAGAAGTGATATTTATCATAAGGAGGAAGGACCTCATCATGTGATGATGTACGCCGAATTTGATTCTTTCATCTTTATTGATTATTTATTTGTTTCCAGAGATGCAAGAGGTGAAGGCCTCGGATCAAAGCTCATTCATAAGCTGAAGGAAAAAAAGAAACCGATCTTGCTTGAGGTCGAGCCTGTAGATGAAGATGATGCAGATACTGCAAAACGCCTAAAGTTTTACCAAAGAGAGCACTTCAAGCACGCAGAATCAATCGGTTATAAACGCAGGTCACTTGCAACAAATGAAGTGAACCGCATGGAAATCCTTTATTGGTCGCCTCTTACAGATAATGAGGAAGAAATGATGGAGGCTATGAGGAAGACCTATGAACGAATCCATACGTATAAAGATGAAGAATGGTATGGGCAGTCGTATGAGGATGTTGATGATGTATTGAAGGTCATTGAAAATAGAAAACAAAAAAATATTTTCGATCATCTCGACTAA
- the spxA gene encoding transcriptional regulator SpxA: MVTLYTSPSCTSCRKARAWLEEHNIPYQERNIFSEPLSIDEIKEILRMTEDGTDEIISTRSKVFQKLNVNVETMPLQQLYKLINEHPGLLRRPIILDEKRLQVGYNEDEIRRFLPRTVRTFQLREAQRLAN; the protein is encoded by the coding sequence ATGGTAACATTATACACATCACCAAGCTGTACATCATGTAGAAAAGCAAGAGCGTGGTTAGAAGAGCACAATATCCCGTATCAAGAGAGAAACATCTTTTCTGAGCCTCTTTCAATCGATGAAATCAAAGAAATTCTTCGAATGACTGAAGACGGTACAGATGAAATTATCTCAACACGTTCAAAAGTATTTCAAAAGCTAAATGTGAATGTTGAGACAATGCCGCTTCAACAATTGTATAAACTGATCAATGAGCATCCAGGTCTTTTAAGACGTCCAATCATCTTGGATGAAAAAAGACTACAAGTTGGCTACAATGAAGATGAAATTAGACGTTTCCTTCCAAGAACGGTTCGTACATTCCAACTAAGAGAAGCTCAGCGACTTGCTAACTAA